A section of the Streptomyces sp. Je 1-369 genome encodes:
- a CDS encoding lipoyl synthase gives MSAVAPDGRKMLRLEVRNAQTPIERKPEWIKTRAKMGPEYNALQKLVKTEGLHTVCQEAGCPNIYECWEDREATFLIGGDQCTRRCDFCQIDTGKPQALDRDEPRRVGESVVTMDLNYATITGVARDDLEDGGAWLYAETVRQIHAMTAERAEGYTKVELLIPDFNADPDQLAEVFSSEPEVLGHNVETVPRIFKRIRPGFRYERSLEVITKAREAGLVTKSNLILGMGETREEVSEALRQLHEAGTELVTITQYLRPTPRHHPVERWVKPAEFVELKEEAEQIGFSGVMSGPLVRSSYRAGRLYQMAIEKRGAYVASQAV, from the coding sequence GTGTCCGCAGTCGCACCCGACGGACGCAAGATGCTGCGCCTGGAGGTCCGGAACGCCCAGACCCCCATCGAGCGCAAGCCCGAGTGGATCAAGACCCGGGCGAAAATGGGCCCCGAGTACAACGCCCTGCAGAAGCTCGTGAAGACCGAGGGCCTGCACACGGTCTGCCAGGAGGCAGGCTGTCCGAACATCTACGAGTGCTGGGAAGACCGCGAGGCCACGTTCCTCATCGGTGGTGACCAGTGCACCCGGCGCTGCGACTTCTGCCAGATCGACACCGGCAAGCCGCAGGCCCTCGACCGCGACGAGCCGCGCCGCGTCGGCGAGTCCGTCGTCACGATGGACCTGAACTACGCCACGATCACCGGCGTCGCCCGCGACGACCTGGAGGACGGCGGGGCCTGGCTCTACGCGGAGACGGTCCGCCAGATCCACGCGATGACGGCGGAGCGCGCCGAGGGCTACACCAAGGTCGAGCTGCTCATCCCGGACTTCAACGCCGACCCCGACCAGCTGGCCGAGGTCTTCTCGTCCGAGCCCGAGGTCCTCGGGCACAACGTCGAGACGGTGCCGCGCATCTTCAAGCGGATCCGCCCCGGCTTCCGGTACGAGCGCTCCCTCGAGGTGATCACCAAGGCCCGCGAGGCCGGTCTGGTCACCAAGTCCAACCTGATCCTCGGCATGGGCGAGACCCGCGAAGAGGTCAGCGAGGCGCTGCGCCAGCTGCACGAGGCGGGCACGGAGCTCGTCACGATCACCCAGTACCTGCGCCCCACCCCGCGGCACCACCCCGTCGAGCGCTGGGTGAAGCCCGCCGAGTTCGTGGAGCTGAAGGAGGAGGCCGAGCAGATCGGCTTCTCCGGTGTCATGTCGGGCCCGCTCGTCCGCTCCTCGTACCGCGCCGGACGCCTGTACCAGATGGCGATCGAGAAGCGCGGTGCGTACGTGGCGTCGCAGGCGGTGTGA
- a CDS encoding DUF4191 domain-containing protein: MARKESTAADAAAEPGRLKQIALTYKMTRRADSKIGLIIAAVGIVTFGVFLAIGFWVGHPIYLGILGFLLAFLAMAIVFGRRAERAAFGQMEGQPGAAAAVLDKIGRGWTTTPAIAMNRSQDVVHRTVGKAGIVLVAEGNPNRVKGLLAAEKRKMARIVADVPVHDVIVGTTEGTVSLKKLRTTLLKLPRVLTGPQVTATNDRLRAMGDLMSNMPLPKGPMPKGMKGVRPPKSSR, encoded by the coding sequence ATGGCGAGGAAGGAATCCACCGCGGCGGATGCGGCCGCGGAGCCAGGGCGACTCAAGCAGATCGCTCTGACCTACAAGATGACCCGGCGGGCCGACTCCAAAATCGGCCTCATCATCGCGGCTGTGGGAATCGTCACCTTTGGTGTCTTCCTCGCAATCGGCTTCTGGGTCGGGCACCCGATCTACCTGGGCATCCTCGGCTTCCTGCTCGCCTTCCTCGCGATGGCGATCGTCTTCGGACGCAGGGCCGAGCGGGCCGCCTTCGGTCAGATGGAGGGCCAGCCCGGCGCGGCGGCCGCGGTGCTCGACAAGATCGGCCGCGGCTGGACGACGACCCCCGCGATCGCGATGAACCGCAGCCAGGACGTGGTGCACCGCACCGTCGGCAAGGCCGGCATCGTCCTGGTCGCCGAGGGCAACCCGAACCGCGTGAAGGGCCTGCTGGCCGCCGAGAAGCGGAAGATGGCCCGCATCGTGGCGGACGTCCCGGTCCACGACGTCATCGTCGGCACGACGGAGGGCACGGTCTCCCTCAAGAAGCTCCGCACGACGCTCCTGAAGCTCCCCCGCGTCCTCACGGGCCCGCAGGTGACGGCGACGAACGACCGCCTGCGCGCGATGGGCGACCTCATGTCGAACATGCCGCTGCCAAAGGGTCCGATGCCGAAAGGTATGAAGGGCGTTCGCCCGCCCAAGTCGTCGCGCTGA
- a CDS encoding RDD family protein, translating into MDKRQAIGSWLSGPRAAAEDAGVDFGYRGQQLGLPEEGPGSIARPGRRMGGIAVDWGLCMVIAYGLFAGGDQQAMGNWALGIFFVMSVLTIGTVGCTPGKALFRLRVISESGGRLAPGWVLVRSILLCLVIPALIWDRDGRGLHDRLSRSVQVRV; encoded by the coding sequence GTGGACAAGAGGCAAGCAATCGGATCGTGGCTGTCCGGCCCCCGCGCCGCCGCCGAGGACGCCGGAGTCGACTTCGGATACCGGGGCCAGCAGTTGGGGCTTCCCGAGGAAGGGCCGGGATCGATCGCACGCCCCGGGCGCCGGATGGGCGGCATCGCCGTGGACTGGGGCCTGTGCATGGTGATCGCATACGGTCTGTTCGCGGGCGGTGACCAGCAGGCCATGGGCAACTGGGCCCTCGGGATCTTCTTCGTCATGAGCGTGCTGACCATCGGTACGGTCGGCTGCACCCCGGGCAAGGCCCTCTTCCGGCTCCGCGTCATCTCGGAGAGCGGCGGCCGCCTCGCCCCCGGCTGGGTCCTGGTCCGCAGCATCCTGCTGTGCCTCGTCATCCCCGCCCTGATCTGGGACCGCGACGGCCGCGGCCTCCACGACCGCCTCTCCCGCTCCGTGCAGGTGCGGGTTTAG
- the glnA gene encoding type I glutamate--ammonia ligase — protein MFQNADDAKKYIADEDVKFVDVRFCDLPGVMQHFTIPAAAFDPDEELAFDGSSIRGFQAIHESDMALRADLSTARVDPFRRDKTVNINFFIHDPITGEQYSRDPRNVAKKAEAYLASTGIADTAYFGPEAEFYVFDNVRFQTSANESFYHIDSEAGAWNTGAVENNRGYKVRYKGGYFPAPPVDHFADLRAEISLELDKNGLQVERQHHEVGTAGQAEINYKFNTLLAAADDLMLFKYIVKNVAWRNEKTATFMPKPIFGDNGSGMHVHQSLWAGGDPLFYDEQGYAGLSDTARYYIGGILKHAPSLLAFTNPTVNSYHRLVPGFEAPVNMVYSQRNRSAAMRIPITGSNPKAKRVEFRAPDPSSNPYLAFSALLLAGLDGVKNKIEPPEPIDKDLYELAPEEHAGVAQVPTSLPAVLDALEADNEYLQAGGVFTSDLIETWIDYKRTNEIAPIQLRPHPHEFELYFDI, from the coding sequence TTGTTCCAGAACGCCGACGACGCAAAGAAGTACATCGCGGACGAGGACGTGAAGTTCGTCGATGTCCGATTCTGCGACCTGCCCGGTGTGATGCAGCACTTCACGATCCCGGCGGCGGCGTTCGACCCGGACGAGGAGCTGGCCTTCGACGGTTCGTCGATCCGCGGCTTCCAGGCCATCCACGAGTCCGACATGGCGCTCCGCGCCGACCTGTCGACGGCTCGCGTGGACCCGTTCCGCCGCGACAAGACCGTCAACATCAACTTCTTCATCCACGACCCGATCACGGGCGAGCAGTACAGCCGTGACCCGCGCAACGTCGCGAAGAAGGCCGAGGCGTACCTGGCCTCGACCGGCATCGCCGACACGGCGTACTTCGGCCCGGAGGCCGAGTTCTACGTCTTCGACAACGTCCGCTTCCAGACGTCGGCGAACGAGAGCTTCTACCACATCGACTCCGAGGCGGGTGCCTGGAACACGGGCGCCGTCGAGAACAACCGCGGCTACAAGGTCCGCTACAAGGGTGGTTACTTCCCGGCCCCGCCGGTCGACCACTTCGCGGACCTCCGCGCGGAGATCTCCCTCGAGCTGGACAAGAACGGCCTCCAGGTCGAGCGCCAGCACCACGAGGTCGGCACGGCCGGCCAGGCGGAGATCAACTACAAGTTCAACACGCTGCTCGCCGCGGCCGACGATCTGATGCTCTTCAAGTACATCGTGAAGAACGTCGCCTGGCGCAACGAGAAGACCGCGACGTTCATGCCGAAGCCGATCTTCGGCGACAACGGCTCGGGCATGCACGTCCACCAGTCCCTGTGGGCCGGTGGCGACCCGCTCTTCTACGACGAGCAGGGCTACGCGGGCCTGTCGGACACCGCGCGCTACTACATCGGCGGCATCCTCAAGCACGCCCCGTCGCTGTTGGCGTTCACCAACCCCACGGTGAACTCGTACCACCGCCTGGTCCCGGGCTTCGAGGCCCCGGTCAACATGGTCTACTCGCAGCGCAACCGCTCCGCGGCCATGCGTATCCCGATCACGGGCTCGAACCCGAAGGCCAAGCGCGTCGAGTTCCGCGCGCCGGACCCGTCCTCGAACCCGTACCTCGCCTTCTCGGCGCTGCTCCTCGCGGGCCTCGACGGCGTCAAGAACAAGATCGAGCCCCCGGAGCCGATCGACAAGGACCTCTACGAGCTCGCCCCCGAGGAGCACGCGGGCGTCGCCCAGGTCCCGACCTCCCTCCCCGCGGTCCTCGACGCCCTCGAGGCGGACAACGAGTACCTCCAGGCCGGCGGCGTCTTCACGTCCGACCTGATCGAGACGTGGATCGACTACAAGCGCACGAACGAGATCGCCCCGATCCAGCTGCGGCCGCACCCGCACGAGTTCGAGCTCTACTTCGACATCTAA
- a CDS encoding VOC family protein codes for MTARIDLTLDCTDALLLAEFWKTALGYVDEPPPAPFNSREEWLAQFDLPDGETVDDAAWLCDPDGVGPRLSILKVPEPKAAKNRLHIDIRVQGHGSSDERWARIKAEAERLLKAGGHVLSESAGHHIVMADPEGNEFCVAAAAA; via the coding sequence ATGACAGCCAGAATCGATCTGACCCTTGATTGCACGGACGCACTGCTCCTTGCCGAGTTCTGGAAGACAGCCCTGGGGTATGTCGACGAGCCGCCGCCCGCCCCCTTCAACTCCCGCGAGGAGTGGCTCGCGCAGTTCGACCTCCCGGATGGCGAGACCGTGGACGACGCCGCGTGGCTGTGCGATCCCGATGGCGTCGGCCCCCGGCTCTCCATTCTCAAGGTCCCTGAACCGAAAGCCGCGAAGAACCGTCTGCACATCGACATCCGGGTTCAGGGGCATGGCAGTTCCGATGAGCGGTGGGCACGGATCAAGGCGGAGGCCGAGCGCCTGCTGAAGGCGGGCGGCCACGTCCTCAGTGAGTCCGCCGGGCACCACATCGTGATGGCCGACCCGGAGGGCAACGAGTTCTGCGTCGCTGCGGCCGCGGCCTGA
- a CDS encoding Lrp/AsnC family transcriptional regulator, translating into MDAMDRKILTELQLDGRLTVTELAARVKLSVSPCHRRLRDLERAGAIRGYRAVVDPAAVGLDFEALVFATLRWEDRDTVETFEEAVAAVPHVIQAQRLFGEPDYLLRVATADLTTYQQLYDQQLAKLPGVQRLTSTLVMKNVVHDRPLPEQPTPGPARGREGRRR; encoded by the coding sequence ATGGACGCCATGGACAGGAAAATTCTTACCGAGCTACAGCTGGACGGCCGCCTCACGGTCACGGAGCTGGCGGCGCGGGTGAAACTGAGCGTCTCGCCCTGCCACCGCCGCCTGCGGGACCTCGAACGCGCGGGCGCGATCCGCGGTTACCGCGCGGTGGTCGACCCCGCGGCCGTCGGCCTGGACTTCGAGGCCCTGGTCTTCGCCACGCTGCGCTGGGAGGACCGGGACACGGTGGAGACGTTCGAGGAGGCGGTGGCTGCGGTCCCGCACGTGATCCAGGCGCAACGCCTGTTCGGCGAACCGGACTACCTCCTACGCGTGGCCACGGCTGACCTCACGACGTACCAACAGCTCTACGACCAGCAACTCGCGAAACTCCCAGGAGTCCAACGCCTGACCTCGACCCTGGTCATGAAGAACGTGGTCCACGACCGGCCTCTGCCCGAACAGCCGACCCCAGGCCCGGCCCGGGGGAGGGAGGGGCGTCGCCGCTAG
- a CDS encoding LysE family translocator produces MDTATVAAFLAVDLLLIFTPGADWAYAITAGLRDRSVVPAVAGLIAGYAGYTLLAVAGLVVIVASSATVLTALTVAGAGYLVWLGWGVVRAPVAPAADTGAGAGAGAAPGEGASSAWQVALKGAGTSGLNPKALLLYFALFPQFIDSAGDWPVAAQTGLLGTLHMTACAVVYLGVGVLARTVLKARPSAARVVTRASGAMMIVIGGFLLVEQLAG; encoded by the coding sequence ATGGATACGGCGACGGTGGCGGCCTTTCTCGCGGTGGATCTGCTGCTGATCTTCACGCCGGGCGCGGACTGGGCGTACGCCATCACCGCGGGGCTTCGGGACCGGTCCGTCGTTCCCGCGGTCGCCGGGCTCATAGCCGGATACGCGGGGTACACCCTCCTCGCCGTCGCCGGGCTCGTGGTGATCGTGGCCAGTTCGGCTACCGTCCTCACCGCGCTCACCGTCGCCGGGGCCGGGTATCTGGTGTGGCTGGGGTGGGGGGTCGTCAGGGCGCCCGTCGCTCCGGCGGCGGATACGGGCGCGGGGGCGGGTGCGGGGGCGGCCCCTGGTGAGGGCGCGTCCTCGGCGTGGCAGGTCGCCCTCAAGGGGGCCGGGACCAGCGGACTCAACCCGAAGGCCCTACTGCTGTACTTCGCGCTGTTCCCGCAGTTCATCGACTCCGCCGGCGATTGGCCCGTCGCCGCGCAGACCGGGCTGCTCGGCACGCTCCACATGACCGCCTGCGCCGTCGTCTACCTCGGTGTCGGCGTGCTGGCGCGGACCGTGCTGAAGGCCCGGCCGTCCGCCGCGCGGGTGGTGACCCGGGCCTCCGGTGCCATGATGATCGTCATCGGCGGGTTCCTGCTGGTGGAGCAGCTCGCCGGTTGA